One Halobacteriovorax sp. DA5 genomic region harbors:
- a CDS encoding TIGR02147 family protein — MDIYNYVNASLYLRDTWLKKKELNPNFSIRSWAQKLGITSHSQLHQVLNGKRNLPSKYIMTIARDLRLEAEEADYFEKLVKLQAAKSEEEKLFYLNSIQRNNETLEVYEVDNYELIRNPLNFFILELFCLIDADLTPIKIQKLLIHNYPLTEIRKSVELLTKLEMLILKDGSYRKAHETVFTANDIPNIAKQEYHKNIAELAKEAVEKQDVEDREFSGFTFGIRAENLPQAKEELRKFREEFSQKFIEKDFEGNQLYHLAINFFAISNKVDQ; from the coding sequence GTGGATATTTACAACTACGTAAATGCTTCTCTGTACTTAAGAGATACTTGGCTTAAGAAGAAAGAGCTTAACCCAAACTTCTCAATTAGGTCTTGGGCACAAAAACTTGGAATAACTTCCCATTCTCAGCTACACCAAGTTCTAAACGGAAAACGCAATCTTCCTAGTAAGTATATAATGACTATTGCGAGAGATTTAAGACTTGAGGCAGAGGAAGCAGACTATTTTGAAAAACTAGTAAAACTTCAAGCCGCAAAATCAGAAGAAGAAAAATTATTCTATTTAAACTCAATACAGAGAAATAATGAAACTCTTGAAGTTTATGAAGTAGATAATTACGAGCTGATACGAAATCCTCTTAACTTCTTCATTCTTGAATTATTTTGCTTAATAGATGCTGATCTTACACCAATCAAGATTCAAAAATTACTAATTCATAACTACCCTCTTACAGAAATCAGAAAAAGTGTTGAACTACTAACAAAGCTTGAAATGTTAATTTTAAAAGATGGTAGTTATCGCAAGGCCCACGAGACAGTCTTCACAGCAAATGATATCCCAAATATTGCCAAGCAAGAATATCACAAGAACATTGCTGAACTCGCAAAAGAAGCAGTTGAAAAACAAGATGTGGAGGACAGAGAGTTCTCTGGCTTTACATTTGGGATTCGCGCCGAAAATCTTCCACAAGCGAAGGAAGAGTTAAGAAAATTCAGAGAGGAATTTTCTCAAAAATTTATCGAAAAGGACTTTGAAGGAAATCAATTATATCACTTAGCAATTAACTTCTTTGCTATTTCAAATAAGGTTGACCAATGA
- a CDS encoding CBS domain-containing protein, whose amino-acid sequence MVNYTPPIERDKAPRQREKEEHFTSSYNIINRVIKAFVPLHTSMDMQEAGEYFIKHNITGLPVVNEFENIVGFLSQKDCLKYSLDAKYYNHPSSLVEHYMSENVVTIPSKSNLTFIVELFLHYPFHAFPVVENEKVVGIIERTTVFEVIHNMKGTNW is encoded by the coding sequence ATGGTTAACTACACTCCACCTATCGAACGCGATAAGGCCCCAAGACAAAGAGAAAAAGAAGAACACTTTACATCAAGCTATAATATTATAAATCGAGTTATCAAAGCTTTCGTTCCACTTCACACAAGTATGGATATGCAAGAAGCTGGCGAATACTTCATAAAACACAATATTACAGGTCTTCCTGTCGTTAATGAGTTTGAAAATATTGTTGGTTTTCTCTCGCAAAAAGACTGCCTCAAATATAGCCTCGATGCGAAATACTACAACCACCCTTCTTCACTCGTTGAACACTATATGAGCGAGAATGTTGTAACCATTCCTTCAAAGTCCAACCTCACCTTCATCGTTGAACTCTTTCTCCACTATCCTTTCCATGCATTTCCTGTTGTAGAGAACGAGAAAGTAGTTGGAATCATTGAAAGAACGACTGTTTTTGAAGTGATTCACAATATGAAAGGAACCAACTGGTAG
- a CDS encoding YqaA family protein: MEFIQDYGIVGLFFISFAAATILPFSSEAFLFGAVKAGLSRIDIFWAASLGNFLGGVSCFYLGHLGKISWCERYLKISKEQIVRWQNLIQRFGPALAFLTWLPIVGDPLAVALGYFRCRPAYVFLSMYIGKALRYVFVIWLANKF; encoded by the coding sequence ATGGAATTCATTCAAGACTATGGCATCGTAGGGCTTTTCTTTATAAGCTTTGCCGCCGCAACTATTCTCCCATTCAGCTCTGAAGCATTTTTATTTGGTGCTGTAAAAGCAGGACTTTCAAGAATTGATATTTTCTGGGCCGCAAGCCTTGGAAATTTTCTTGGAGGGGTAAGCTGCTTTTATCTTGGTCACTTGGGCAAGATAAGCTGGTGTGAAAGATACTTAAAAATTAGTAAAGAACAGATCGTACGTTGGCAAAATCTTATTCAGCGCTTTGGGCCGGCCCTTGCTTTTTTGACATGGCTTCCCATCGTTGGTGATCCCTTGGCCGTAGCACTCGGCTACTTTCGTTGTCGCCCCGCGTATGTTTTCTTATCGATGTATATCGGTAAAGCATTGCGTTATGTCTTTGTAATTTGGTTAGCAAATAAGTTCTAA